In a single window of the Nicotiana tomentosiformis chromosome 8, ASM39032v3, whole genome shotgun sequence genome:
- the LOC104088424 gene encoding copper-transporting ATPase RAN1-like isoform X5 codes for MDVLVVVGTTACYVYSVYALLYGAISGFWSPTYFETSAMLITFVLLGEYLETLAKGKTSDAIKKLVELTPVPTRFFRSEMRYTTDKCGRVISQREIDALLIQPGDVLKVLPGAKVPVDGVVVWGSNHVNKSMATKVDSNTVLSQIILVVETSQTSKAPIQKFADYDKLPTALEKHL; via the exons ATGGATGTCTTAGTTGTAGTGGGAACTACAGCTTGCTATGTTTACTCTGTATATGCACTACTTTATGGTGCAATTTCTGGATTCTGGTCTCCAACTTACTTTGAAACAAGTGCCATGTTAATAACATTTGTACTTCTGGGAGAGTACTTGGAAACTCTTGCAAAAGGAAAGACATCAGATGCTATCAAAAAGCTCGTAGAACTGACTCCAG TGCCTACCAGGTTTTTTCGGTCAGAGATGCGATATACTACTGACAAAT GTGGAAGAGTCATAAGTCAAAGAGAAATAGATGCTTTGTTGATTCAACCTGGCGATGTACTAAAAGTGCTTCCTGGTGCAAAAGTTCCTGTTGATGGCGTGGTTGTATGGGGTTCAAATCATGTTAACAAGAGTATG GCTACAAAAGTAGACTCTAACACAGTCTTGAGTCAAATTATATTGGTGGTTGAGACATCACAGACGTCAAAAGCTCCGATTCAGAAGTTTGCTGACTAT GACAAATTACCGACGGCCTTGGAAAAGCATTTATGA
- the LOC104088424 gene encoding copper-transporting ATPase RAN1-like isoform X2, translated as MDVLVVVGTTACYVYSVYALLYGAISGFWSPTYFETSAMLITFVLLGEYLETLAKGKTSDAIKKLVELTPVPTRFFRSEMRYTTDKCGRVISQREIDALLIQPGDVLKVLPGAKVPVDGVVVWGSNHVNKSMVTGESVLVLKEVNSVVIGSTINLHGSLHIQATKVDSNTVLSQIILVVETSQTSKAPIQKFADYDKLPTALEKHL; from the exons ATGGATGTCTTAGTTGTAGTGGGAACTACAGCTTGCTATGTTTACTCTGTATATGCACTACTTTATGGTGCAATTTCTGGATTCTGGTCTCCAACTTACTTTGAAACAAGTGCCATGTTAATAACATTTGTACTTCTGGGAGAGTACTTGGAAACTCTTGCAAAAGGAAAGACATCAGATGCTATCAAAAAGCTCGTAGAACTGACTCCAG TGCCTACCAGGTTTTTTCGGTCAGAGATGCGATATACTACTGACAAAT GTGGAAGAGTCATAAGTCAAAGAGAAATAGATGCTTTGTTGATTCAACCTGGCGATGTACTAAAAGTGCTTCCTGGTGCAAAAGTTCCTGTTGATGGCGTGGTTGTATGGGGTTCAAATCATGTTAACAAGAGTATGGTAACTGGAGAATCTGTTCTTGTTCTGAAAGAGGTCAATTCAGTAGTCATTGGTAGTACAATCAATTTACATGGTTCGCTTCACATACAGGCTACAAAAGTAGACTCTAACACAGTCTTGAGTCAAATTATATTGGTGGTTGAGACATCACAGACGTCAAAAGCTCCGATTCAGAAGTTTGCTGACTAT GACAAATTACCGACGGCCTTGGAAAAGCATTTATGA
- the LOC104088424 gene encoding copper-transporting ATPase RAN1-like isoform X4, with protein MDVLVVVGTTACYVYSVYALLYGAISGFWSPTYFETSAMLITFVLLGEYLETLAKGKTSDAIKKLVELTPVPTRFFRSEMRYTTDKCGRVISQREIDALLIQPGDVLKVLPGAKVPVDGVVVWGSNHVNKSMATKVDSNTVLSQIILVVETSQTSKAPIQKFADYVSIIWHVFCQNSVMTLAN; from the exons ATGGATGTCTTAGTTGTAGTGGGAACTACAGCTTGCTATGTTTACTCTGTATATGCACTACTTTATGGTGCAATTTCTGGATTCTGGTCTCCAACTTACTTTGAAACAAGTGCCATGTTAATAACATTTGTACTTCTGGGAGAGTACTTGGAAACTCTTGCAAAAGGAAAGACATCAGATGCTATCAAAAAGCTCGTAGAACTGACTCCAG TGCCTACCAGGTTTTTTCGGTCAGAGATGCGATATACTACTGACAAAT GTGGAAGAGTCATAAGTCAAAGAGAAATAGATGCTTTGTTGATTCAACCTGGCGATGTACTAAAAGTGCTTCCTGGTGCAAAAGTTCCTGTTGATGGCGTGGTTGTATGGGGTTCAAATCATGTTAACAAGAGTATG GCTACAAAAGTAGACTCTAACACAGTCTTGAGTCAAATTATATTGGTGGTTGAGACATCACAGACGTCAAAAGCTCCGATTCAGAAGTTTGCTGACTATGTGAGTATTATTTGGCATGTCTTTTGTCAAAATAGTGTCATGACACTTGCAAATTAA
- the LOC104088424 gene encoding copper-transporting ATPase RAN1-like isoform X1 has product MDVLVVVGTTACYVYSVYALLYGAISGFWSPTYFETSAMLITFVLLGEYLETLAKGKTSDAIKKLVELTPVPTRFFRSEMRYTTDKCGRVISQREIDALLIQPGDVLKVLPGAKVPVDGVVVWGSNHVNKSMVTGESVLVLKEVNSVVIGSTINLHGSLHIQATKVDSNTVLSQIILVVETSQTSKAPIQKFADYVSIIWHVFCQNSVMTLAN; this is encoded by the exons ATGGATGTCTTAGTTGTAGTGGGAACTACAGCTTGCTATGTTTACTCTGTATATGCACTACTTTATGGTGCAATTTCTGGATTCTGGTCTCCAACTTACTTTGAAACAAGTGCCATGTTAATAACATTTGTACTTCTGGGAGAGTACTTGGAAACTCTTGCAAAAGGAAAGACATCAGATGCTATCAAAAAGCTCGTAGAACTGACTCCAG TGCCTACCAGGTTTTTTCGGTCAGAGATGCGATATACTACTGACAAAT GTGGAAGAGTCATAAGTCAAAGAGAAATAGATGCTTTGTTGATTCAACCTGGCGATGTACTAAAAGTGCTTCCTGGTGCAAAAGTTCCTGTTGATGGCGTGGTTGTATGGGGTTCAAATCATGTTAACAAGAGTATGGTAACTGGAGAATCTGTTCTTGTTCTGAAAGAGGTCAATTCAGTAGTCATTGGTAGTACAATCAATTTACATGGTTCGCTTCACATACAGGCTACAAAAGTAGACTCTAACACAGTCTTGAGTCAAATTATATTGGTGGTTGAGACATCACAGACGTCAAAAGCTCCGATTCAGAAGTTTGCTGACTATGTGAGTATTATTTGGCATGTCTTTTGTCAAAATAGTGTCATGACACTTGCAAATTAA
- the LOC104088424 gene encoding copper-transporting ATPase RAN1-like isoform X3, whose amino-acid sequence MDVLVVVGTTACYVYSVYALLYGAISGFWSPTYFETSAMLITFVLLGEYLETLAKGKTSDAIKKLVELTPGGRVISQREIDALLIQPGDVLKVLPGAKVPVDGVVVWGSNHVNKSMVTGESVLVLKEVNSVVIGSTINLHGSLHIQATKVDSNTVLSQIILVVETSQTSKAPIQKFADYVSIIWHVFCQNSVMTLAN is encoded by the exons ATGGATGTCTTAGTTGTAGTGGGAACTACAGCTTGCTATGTTTACTCTGTATATGCACTACTTTATGGTGCAATTTCTGGATTCTGGTCTCCAACTTACTTTGAAACAAGTGCCATGTTAATAACATTTGTACTTCTGGGAGAGTACTTGGAAACTCTTGCAAAAGGAAAGACATCAGATGCTATCAAAAAGCTCGTAGAACTGACTCCAG GTGGAAGAGTCATAAGTCAAAGAGAAATAGATGCTTTGTTGATTCAACCTGGCGATGTACTAAAAGTGCTTCCTGGTGCAAAAGTTCCTGTTGATGGCGTGGTTGTATGGGGTTCAAATCATGTTAACAAGAGTATGGTAACTGGAGAATCTGTTCTTGTTCTGAAAGAGGTCAATTCAGTAGTCATTGGTAGTACAATCAATTTACATGGTTCGCTTCACATACAGGCTACAAAAGTAGACTCTAACACAGTCTTGAGTCAAATTATATTGGTGGTTGAGACATCACAGACGTCAAAAGCTCCGATTCAGAAGTTTGCTGACTATGTGAGTATTATTTGGCATGTCTTTTGTCAAAATAGTGTCATGACACTTGCAAATTAA